One Sphingomonas sp. SUN039 genomic window carries:
- a CDS encoding 2-hydroxychromene-2-carboxylate isomerase has translation MTLSYDLYWSFRSPYSYFVTKRLVALERDFDVTCNVRVVYPIAVRQPEFFDKNDPLWLPYFMRDIFRCAEFLGLPFGWPSPDPVVMDMATRTYPKEQPYIYRLTQLGQAATEAGRGLAFLDEVSSLIFGGAVRDWHLGDHLAHAAERAGLDLATLDAQIASDPNRYDRAIKASQDAQRLGGHYGVPLMVFDKEPFFGQDRFDQMKWRMAQKGLARREAA, from the coding sequence ATGACGCTTTCCTACGATCTCTACTGGTCGTTCCGCTCGCCCTACAGCTATTTCGTGACCAAGCGGCTGGTGGCGCTCGAACGCGACTTCGACGTGACCTGCAACGTGCGCGTCGTCTATCCGATCGCGGTTCGCCAGCCCGAATTCTTCGACAAGAACGATCCGCTGTGGCTGCCGTACTTCATGCGCGACATTTTTCGTTGTGCCGAGTTCCTGGGGCTGCCGTTCGGCTGGCCGAGCCCCGATCCGGTGGTGATGGACATGGCGACGCGGACCTACCCCAAGGAGCAGCCCTATATCTATCGCCTGACGCAACTGGGGCAGGCGGCGACGGAAGCGGGCAGGGGACTTGCCTTCCTCGACGAGGTCAGCTCGCTGATCTTCGGCGGAGCGGTGCGCGACTGGCATCTGGGCGATCACTTAGCCCACGCCGCCGAACGCGCGGGCCTCGATCTCGCAACGCTCGACGCGCAGATTGCGTCTGACCCCAACCGCTACGACCGTGCTATCAAGGCCAGTCAGGATGCCCAGCGTCTCGGCGGCCATTACGGCGTGCCGCTGATGGTTTTCGACAAAGAGCCCTTTTTCGGGCAGGATCGCTTCGACCAGATGAAATGGCGGATGGCACAAAAGGGGCTGGCGCGGAGGGAGGCGGCATGA
- a CDS encoding sterol desaturase family protein, with the protein MRVEALIVPGIFLAFALVEMWRTDFFHKPGQTRGDAWVEVVGSVVLLTVTQPAILLMAYTLMALVVPDAAGAWAGLPILAQVALFLVFDDMMQYWWHRASHSFPWLYNLHRAHHSGEYMSVRIVYRNNFFYYLTMPSLWFSGALIYLGLGAVYIPYVCVKMLVIIAAHSDVRWDRPLYAVKWLSPVMWLVERTISTPATHSAHHGKYASDGITNYKGNFGNLLFFWDVLFGTAKITRRYPAEIGVENLPPVTAAEQLAWPLFRSSATRVS; encoded by the coding sequence ATGAGAGTCGAGGCGCTCATCGTACCCGGCATCTTTCTCGCCTTCGCGCTGGTCGAGATGTGGCGGACCGATTTCTTCCACAAGCCGGGCCAGACGCGCGGCGATGCCTGGGTCGAAGTCGTGGGTTCGGTCGTCCTGCTGACCGTGACGCAACCTGCGATCCTTCTGATGGCCTACACGCTGATGGCGCTTGTCGTGCCCGACGCGGCGGGCGCGTGGGCCGGACTGCCGATCCTCGCACAGGTCGCGCTGTTCCTCGTGTTCGACGACATGATGCAATATTGGTGGCACCGCGCGTCGCACAGCTTTCCGTGGCTCTACAACCTCCACCGCGCGCACCACAGCGGCGAATATATGTCGGTGCGGATCGTCTACCGGAACAACTTCTTCTACTATCTGACCATGCCCAGCCTGTGGTTCTCGGGCGCGCTGATCTACCTCGGACTGGGGGCGGTCTATATCCCCTATGTTTGCGTGAAGATGCTGGTCATCATCGCTGCGCATTCGGACGTGCGCTGGGACCGGCCGCTCTATGCCGTCAAATGGCTGTCGCCGGTGATGTGGTTGGTCGAACGGACGATCTCCACGCCCGCGACGCACAGCGCGCACCACGGCAAATATGCGTCGGACGGCATCACCAACTACAAAGGCAATTTCGGCAATCTGCTGTTCTTCTGGGACGTGTTGTTCGGCACGGCCAAGATCACGCGGCGGTACCCGGCGGAGATCGGCGTCGAGAATTTGCCGCCGGTGACCGCCGCCGAGCAACTGGCGTGGCCGCTGTTCCGGTCGTCGGCGACGCGGGTGAGCTGA
- a CDS encoding HupE/UreJ family protein, which yields MRRWLWIAMIAAFALAGPARADELRPGYLEITQQDARIWHVRLKAPVKGGLAANANPAMPAYCKAAPPARHLDEGWLYSDWRYDCAQSLVGAKVGLSGLDRTVTDALVRIAPLGRPVQAARLTATSPMTEVAARAGSAQVAGTYFVLGIEHILSGYDHLLFVLSLVLLLGGGWVVARTVTAFTIAHSITLAGATLGFLGVSQRPVEICIALSIVFLAVEVVKRDPLKPRLSERIPWVVAFLFGLLHGFGFAGALAEIGMPEGEVPVALLTFNLGVEAGQLAIVVAALAVLALIARASVPALAMFRRAAAYPIGSIAAFWMIARMVG from the coding sequence ATGCGCCGGTGGCTGTGGATCGCAATGATCGCGGCGTTCGCGCTGGCCGGGCCAGCCAGGGCCGACGAACTCCGGCCCGGCTATCTCGAGATCACGCAACAGGATGCGCGCATCTGGCACGTCCGGCTAAAGGCACCGGTAAAGGGCGGCCTTGCGGCGAACGCTAACCCGGCGATGCCCGCCTATTGCAAGGCCGCGCCACCGGCCCGTCACCTCGATGAAGGCTGGCTTTATTCGGACTGGCGCTACGACTGCGCGCAGTCCTTGGTTGGCGCGAAAGTCGGCCTATCGGGCCTCGACAGGACCGTTACCGACGCACTGGTCCGGATCGCGCCGCTCGGCCGCCCGGTTCAGGCCGCGCGGCTTACAGCCACGTCGCCGATGACAGAAGTTGCGGCCCGCGCGGGGTCGGCACAGGTTGCGGGCACCTATTTCGTGCTCGGCATCGAACATATCCTCAGCGGCTACGACCATCTGCTGTTCGTGCTGTCGCTGGTGCTGCTGCTCGGCGGCGGCTGGGTCGTGGCGCGCACGGTGACGGCGTTCACCATCGCGCATTCGATCACGCTGGCGGGTGCGACGCTCGGCTTCCTCGGCGTCAGCCAGCGACCGGTCGAAATCTGCATCGCGCTGTCCATCGTCTTCCTCGCAGTCGAAGTGGTGAAGCGCGACCCCTTGAAGCCACGACTCTCCGAACGCATCCCCTGGGTCGTCGCTTTCCTGTTCGGCCTGCTCCACGGCTTCGGCTTTGCCGGGGCACTTGCCGAAATCGGGATGCCGGAAGGCGAAGTCCCGGTGGCACTACTGACCTTCAATCTCGGCGTTGAGGCGGGCCAGCTCGCCATCGTCGTCGCCGCACTCGCCGTGCTCGCCCTTATCGCCCGTGCATCAGTCCCGGCGCTGGCGATGTTCCGCCGTGCCGCCGCCTACCCCATCGGCAGCATCGCCGCCTTCTGGATGATCGCGCGGATGGTGGGGTGA
- a CDS encoding peptidylprolyl isomerase gives MMLIELAKRLVREPLVHFLAAGALIFAVWGGGSDVADRTITVTEAQVGGLTGQWEQQWHRQPTPAEVDGLIRDLIKDEVYYREAVRMGLDKDDIIIRRRMRSKMEFLVAAQAENEVPGDAALQSWLDTHRRDYATAPALSFDQIYVGSDPEHARLALAQLNKGVDPATLAQTLSVPSKLDDAPSGDIDRQFGDGFAKALAALPPGRWAGPVTSGFGQHLVRLRKLTPGAVPPLASVRKAVENDWREANRVARENAAYQALLDGYTIRIAKP, from the coding sequence ATGATGCTGATTGAACTGGCCAAACGGCTTGTACGCGAGCCGCTGGTCCATTTCCTCGCGGCGGGTGCGCTGATCTTCGCGGTCTGGGGCGGTGGCAGTGACGTCGCCGACCGCACGATAACGGTGACCGAGGCGCAGGTCGGTGGGCTGACCGGACAATGGGAACAGCAATGGCACCGCCAGCCGACACCTGCCGAAGTCGACGGCCTGATCCGCGACCTGATCAAGGATGAGGTCTATTACCGCGAGGCGGTACGGATGGGCCTCGACAAGGACGACATCATCATCCGCCGCCGGATGCGGTCGAAAATGGAATTTCTGGTTGCGGCGCAGGCGGAAAACGAGGTGCCGGGCGACGCGGCACTGCAAAGCTGGCTCGACACGCACCGGCGCGACTATGCGACGGCTCCAGCGCTGAGTTTCGACCAAATCTACGTCGGGAGCGATCCCGAACACGCGCGGCTGGCGCTCGCGCAGCTAAACAAGGGCGTGGACCCGGCGACATTGGCGCAGACACTGTCGGTGCCGTCAAAGCTCGATGACGCGCCGTCCGGCGATATTGACCGCCAGTTCGGCGACGGCTTTGCCAAGGCCCTTGCCGCACTGCCGCCGGGGCGCTGGGCAGGGCCGGTGACGTCGGGATTCGGCCAGCACCTCGTCCGCCTGCGAAAGCTGACCCCCGGCGCGGTGCCGCCGCTCGCCAGCGTGCGGAAAGCAGTCGAAAACGACTGGCGCGAGGCGAACCGCGTCGCGCGCGAGAACGCCGCCTATCAGGCGCTGCTCGACGGCTATACCATCCGGATTGCCAAGCCCTGA
- a CDS encoding DUF3604 domain-containing protein, with product MKLPMKTSLGLSIALLALAACQRTGSMNGKTDADVKLTAYPERVYWGDTHLHTSNSVDAFAFGAKLGPEDALRFARGEEVTATGGLKAKLDRPLDFLVIADHSGGLGATQALYDAPRLFIRDPTLLRWHDTMHEGPQGRLKVTAELIDLAGRNALPEALRDVEAQKKRTTKIWTTHSSIVERYNEPGKFSAFIGFEYTLMPRGDNLHRVVMFRDGKERTDKVLPYDPGQGDTPVSQLWDYMDAYTKATGGQVLAIPHNSNVSNGLMFEMVGPGGGPMTAAYARRRAAHEPLVEATQIKGDSEAHPFLSPNDEFADFGKAGWDIGNLTMQRKSTPDMQAGNYVREALKRGLAIEARTGVNPYKFGLIGSTDSHTGLATGDENNFFGKHSGVEPGPARASAPQNLGNTQGRFGWQYLAGGYAGVWARGNSRSAIFDAMLRKETYATTGPRMTVRFFGGWDFGKDALKGDWVKAAYAAGVPMGGDLTGPKGAPKFIVSALKDPIGANLDRVQIVKGWIDAGGKLHEKIFNVVWSSPETRKAIGDRLTPVGDTVDIATASYRNTIGAPQLATVWTDSEFNPAQKAFYYVRVLEIPTPRWVLFDVLRYKAKLLPGTRLKDQERAYSSPIWYHPKG from the coding sequence ATGAAACTGCCGATGAAGACGTCGCTGGGCCTTAGCATCGCCCTGCTCGCGCTCGCCGCTTGCCAGCGCACCGGCAGCATGAACGGCAAGACCGATGCCGATGTGAAGCTGACCGCCTATCCCGAGCGGGTCTATTGGGGCGACACGCATCTCCACACCAGCAATTCGGTCGATGCGTTCGCTTTCGGGGCGAAGCTCGGTCCGGAAGACGCACTCCGCTTTGCGCGGGGCGAGGAAGTGACCGCGACCGGTGGCCTCAAGGCAAAGCTCGACCGCCCCCTCGATTTCCTCGTCATCGCCGATCACTCGGGCGGGCTGGGGGCGACGCAGGCGTTGTACGATGCGCCGCGCCTGTTCATCCGCGACCCGACCCTGCTGCGCTGGCACGATACGATGCACGAGGGACCGCAGGGGCGACTGAAAGTCACCGCCGAGCTCATCGACCTTGCGGGGCGCAACGCGCTACCCGAGGCCTTGCGCGATGTCGAAGCGCAAAAGAAGCGCACGACCAAGATCTGGACGACGCACAGCAGCATCGTCGAACGCTATAACGAGCCGGGCAAGTTCAGCGCGTTCATCGGCTTCGAATACACGCTGATGCCGCGCGGCGACAATTTGCACCGCGTCGTTATGTTCCGCGACGGCAAGGAACGGACGGACAAGGTGCTACCCTATGATCCGGGTCAGGGCGACACGCCGGTCAGCCAGCTATGGGACTATATGGACGCCTATACCAAGGCGACGGGCGGGCAGGTGCTCGCCATCCCGCACAACAGCAATGTGTCGAACGGCCTGATGTTCGAGATGGTCGGCCCCGGCGGCGGTCCGATGACAGCGGCCTATGCGCGTAGGCGTGCGGCGCACGAGCCGTTGGTCGAGGCAACCCAGATCAAGGGTGACAGCGAGGCGCATCCTTTCCTCTCGCCCAACGACGAGTTCGCCGATTTCGGGAAAGCCGGGTGGGACATCGGCAATCTGACGATGCAGCGCAAATCGACGCCCGACATGCAGGCCGGCAATTATGTCCGCGAAGCGCTGAAGCGCGGCCTTGCCATCGAGGCGCGTACCGGCGTCAACCCGTACAAGTTCGGCCTGATCGGTTCGACCGACAGCCATACCGGGCTTGCCACCGGCGACGAGAACAACTTCTTCGGCAAACATTCGGGTGTCGAGCCCGGACCTGCCCGCGCCTCCGCCCCGCAGAATTTGGGGAACACGCAGGGGCGCTTCGGCTGGCAATATCTGGCGGGCGGCTATGCCGGGGTCTGGGCGCGGGGCAATTCGCGCAGCGCGATCTTCGACGCGATGCTCCGCAAGGAAACCTATGCCACCACCGGCCCGCGCATGACGGTGCGCTTCTTCGGCGGCTGGGATTTCGGCAAGGACGCGCTGAAAGGCGACTGGGTGAAGGCGGCCTATGCCGCAGGCGTACCGATGGGCGGCGACCTGACCGGTCCGAAGGGCGCGCCGAAGTTCATCGTCTCGGCGCTGAAAGACCCCATCGGCGCGAACCTCGACCGTGTCCAGATCGTCAAGGGCTGGATCGACGCGGGCGGCAAGCTTCACGAGAAAATCTTCAACGTCGTGTGGAGCAGTCCCGAAACGCGCAAAGCTATCGGCGACAGACTGACACCGGTCGGCGATACCGTCGACATCGCGACCGCCAGCTACAGGAACACCATCGGCGCGCCGCAACTGGCGACGGTGTGGACCGACTCCGAATTCAATCCGGCGCAAAAGGCGTTCTACTATGTCCGCGTGCTCGAAATCCCGACACCGCGCTGGGTGCTGTTCGACGTGCTGCGCTACAAGGCGAAATTGCTGCCCGGCACGCGTCTGAAGGATCAGGAGCGCGCCTATAGCTCGCCGATCTGGTATCACCCTAAGGGATGA
- a CDS encoding M20/M25/M40 family metallo-hydrolase: MKSIVLPIALAVALATPLAAQRPTPPAPPPLDPQVAAMRDAALAGDTVAWDIVEGITTEVGPRMAGTEAEARARAWGLAKLTALGFKNVRIETTKMRTWVRGGETAEVISPFPQKLRLTALGSSGATPPEGLTAEIVYFPTFGDLQAAPDGSLKGKIAFVSNAMVATQDGSSYGSFGSARFVGPNLAAKKGAAAMIIRSIGSDHGRGPHTGQTNFEKGVTPIPAAALSTSDADNLSRMVKRGKPVTLHLTLTPRDLGMTETGNVIGEVPGTDPAAGLIVVGGHLDSWDLGTGAIDDGAGIAITAAAAKRFLDGPPPRRTIRVVWFGDEETGGAGSDAYFAAHKDEPHALAAESDFGADRVWRFAVALPDGAKAVGDRLQVALAPLGIVRSKEKAGDGADIEPLVKAGVSVVDLNQSGTRYFDYHHTPEDTLERIDPVQLRQNVAAWTAMLAVVANAPEALVKPK, encoded by the coding sequence ATGAAAAGCATCGTCCTCCCCATCGCGCTCGCCGTAGCCCTCGCCACCCCGCTCGCCGCCCAGCGGCCGACACCTCCAGCCCCTCCCCCGCTCGACCCGCAGGTGGCGGCGATGCGCGATGCCGCGCTGGCAGGAGACACGGTCGCCTGGGACATCGTCGAGGGGATCACGACTGAAGTCGGACCGCGCATGGCCGGGACCGAGGCAGAGGCGCGCGCCCGCGCCTGGGGGCTGGCCAAGCTGACCGCGCTCGGCTTCAAGAACGTCCGGATCGAGACCACGAAGATGCGGACCTGGGTGCGCGGGGGCGAGACCGCCGAAGTTATCAGCCCCTTCCCCCAAAAACTCCGGCTCACCGCGCTCGGCAGTTCTGGAGCCACCCCGCCTGAGGGTCTGACGGCGGAGATCGTCTATTTCCCCACCTTCGGCGACCTGCAGGCCGCGCCTGACGGCAGTCTCAAGGGCAAGATCGCGTTCGTCTCGAACGCCATGGTCGCGACACAGGACGGATCGAGCTACGGCAGTTTCGGCTCCGCACGCTTCGTCGGCCCCAATCTCGCCGCCAAAAAGGGCGCAGCGGCGATGATTATCCGCTCGATCGGCAGCGACCACGGGCGCGGGCCGCACACGGGCCAGACCAATTTCGAAAAAGGCGTGACGCCCATCCCCGCCGCTGCACTCTCGACTTCGGACGCCGACAATCTGTCGCGCATGGTCAAGCGCGGCAAGCCGGTCACGCTGCACCTGACGCTGACGCCCCGCGATCTGGGTATGACCGAAACCGGCAATGTTATCGGCGAAGTCCCCGGTACCGATCCGGCGGCAGGCCTGATCGTCGTCGGCGGGCATCTCGACAGCTGGGATCTCGGCACCGGTGCGATCGATGACGGTGCGGGCATCGCAATTACGGCGGCGGCGGCCAAACGCTTCCTCGACGGCCCGCCTCCACGGCGCACGATCCGTGTTGTCTGGTTCGGCGACGAGGAAACCGGCGGCGCTGGCTCCGACGCCTATTTCGCGGCGCACAAGGACGAACCGCACGCGCTTGCTGCCGAATCCGATTTCGGCGCGGATCGGGTGTGGCGCTTCGCGGTTGCCCTGCCCGACGGTGCGAAAGCGGTCGGCGACCGCTTGCAGGTCGCGCTCGCCCCGCTCGGCATCGTGCGCTCGAAGGAGAAGGCGGGCGACGGCGCCGACATCGAACCGTTGGTCAAGGCGGGCGTGTCCGTCGTCGATCTCAACCAGTCGGGCACCCGCTATTTCGACTATCACCACACGCCCGAAGACACGCTGGAGCGCATCGATCCGGTGCAGCTGCGCCAGAATGTGGCGGCTTGGACAGCGATGCTCGCCGTGGTGGCGAACGCGCCGGAGGCACTCGTCAAGCCGAAATGA